The Candidatus Aminicenantes bacterium genome contains the following window.
TCTGGCGGCTAGCGACAGACGTTTGATATCAGGCGTACTCCGCCAGACTCTCCCACATCTTGTCGGCGGCGCTCAGCTCCTCTTTCTTGGGAGTCTTGGCCGGATTGTCCCGGTACTCTTTCTCGCGCAAGTTTTTCAAAAAGGTATGGGCCACGGTGGGAAAGAGCTCGAGCAGCAGCTCCTCTTTTTCATTCGCGGCCAGGCGAACGCCGCCGAACTCATCGAGTACCGGGTTTTCCTGCTTGCGGTACGTGGAGGTGTCGTAGGGGGTCTCCGTGCGGGTGCCGGCGATCTTCAAGCGGAAGGCGGGGTCGACCTTGACCGGCGTTTTGCCGTAGCTCCCCTTGACCAGGTTGACGAACTGGGTCGAGGTGGAGGTGTAGAAGGGCCTGCCGTTGGCCGCGTCGATGACGCAGTTGACCGCCTGCACGCCGACGATCTGGCTGGTTGGCGTGACCAGGGGTGGGACGCCGGCGTCGAACCGTACGCGCGGCACCGTCTGCAGCACTTTGTCCTTCAGGTGCCCCAGTTTGGCCTGCTGCAGCTGGGCCAGCATGTTGGTGTACATGCCGCCGGGGATCTGGGCCACGCGCACGATGTCGTCGGGCGGGGGAAAATTGAAATAGCTCTCGATGGCCTGGGTATGGCGCAGGAGCTCGGCGATGCGTTCCTCCCTGGCCGCAACAATGGCCCGGTCGAAGATGAGGTCGATCTGTTCGGGGAGCTTGTCGACGGCGATATCGAAGGGGCGGGGAACCAGCTTGTACTGGTCGAACTGGGACAGCTCGTTGCGCACGTCCAGAAGGATTTTGTTGATGGCCGCGACCGCTTCGCGCTCGACCCCGGTCTCCAGGCCGAGCTTGTCGGCGAAAACCTGCACGAGCTCGAAGGCCGGCGCCGCCGGGCCGCCCGAGAAGTTCAGGATGACGGTGTCGACGATGTCCACGCCGTTGACCATGGCCATCAGCACCGAGGCCAGTCCGAAACCCGGCGTGCAGTGGGTGTGCAGGTCGACGGGTATGCCCACATTCGTTTTCAGGGCGCGGATCAGTTCTCCCGACGTTTTCGGGTCAATGAGCCCGGCCATGTCCTTGATGGTGATCATGTCGGCGCCCAGGTAGGCCAGCTGCTCGGCCTTGGCGACGAAATAGTCGACGCCGAAGATCTTCCCGGGCAGGGGTTTGCCGCGCAGGAGCGCCTTGGCCCGCTCAGCGATGGAGAACTTCGGGTCGACGGTGTAGCACACGGCGCAGTCGGCGATGCCCTTGTTCTCCTTGACGTAACGGATGGTCGACTTCATGTTGTCGATATCGTTCAAGGCGTCGAAAATGCGCATGATGTCGATGCCCGAGCGCACGGCGTTGCGGCAGAAGCCCTCGATGACGTTGTCCGGGTAGGGGTTGTAGCCGAAGAGGTTGCGGCCGCGCGACAGGGCGGTGAGCTTGGAAACGGAGCCGACGGCTGCCTTGATCTTCTCCAGCCGCCCCCAGGGGTTCTCGTTGAGGTAGCGCATGACCGAGTCGGGGACGGCGCCGCCCCAGACCTCCATGGCGTAGAAGCAGGCTTTCCGGTAAAGGGGGAGGAGGCGGTCCACCTGGGCCTGGTTCATGCGCGTGGCGAACTGCGACTGCTGCCCGTCGCGCAGGGTCAGATCACGGATCAATATTTTTTCAGCCATTCTGCACTCGTTAAATTGATTTGCCTGATTGCCAGGGTGTGTTTTAAAATTTATTATATAACAAATTGACCGGGAATGAAAGAGGCGGTGTGTTTTAGGAAAACACCCCAGGGATGACGGTCTTGCAGTAACGGCAGCGGTTGCCGGCCAGTCCCGTATTCTCGATGCTGTACAGCAGGCGGCGGATCAGCAGCCTGCCGCAGCTCGGGCAATAGGTGTTGCCGGCGTCGGAGAGCAGGTTGCCGACATAGCAGAACTTGATCCCGGCGCCCTGAGCGATCTTGCGGGCCATGTAAAGCGTCTCGGCGGGAGTGGGCGGGATGTTCTTGAGCATGTACATGGGGGTGAAACGGGAAAAATGCAAGGGCACCTCAGCCCCCAGTTCCTGCACGATCCAGCGGCACATGCGCTCGATCTCGGCGCGGTCGTCGTTCAAGCCCGGGATGAGCAGCACCACGACCTCGAACCAGATTTTCTCGTCGCGCAGGGCGAGCAGGGTGTCGAGCACCGGCTGCAGCTCGCCGCCGCACTGCTCGCGGTAAAAATCCTCCGTGAACGCCTTGAGGTCGACCTTGACCGCGCCCAGCGAACGGCAGAGCTCCTGCAGCGGTTTTTTCTCGATAAAGCCGTTGGAGATCATGACGCTGGGGATGCCTTTCTCCTTGCCCAGCGCGGCGATATCGCGCATGTATTCGAAAAAGATCACCGGTTCACTGTAGGTGTAGGCGATGATCGGGCACGCCTGGCTCCGGGCCTGGCGGACCACCGCTTCGGGCGGCAGGTTGATGGCCTGGACCTCCTCGGGGCGGCGCTGGGAAATTTCCCAATTCTGGCAGAAACGGCAGTTGAAGTTGCAGCCGGCCGTGGCCAGGGAGAACGCCTGGGCGCCCGGGAAATAGTGAAACAGCGGCTTTTTTTCGATCGGGTCGACGTGGACGGCGCACGGCTGGCCGTAAACCAGAGTATAGAAGACGCCGGAACGGTTCTCGCGCACGCCGCACTCACCCCTTTCCCCGTCGGCCACCTTGCATTGGTTGGGGCAGAGCCGGCAGTGAACTTTTTTCCCGGCCAGCTTCTCGTAATACATGGCCTCGCTGGCCCTGGGGACATAGGCATCGGCGGCCGCGAGGCGCGGCCCGTTGAGCAGGAGCGGCGCGGCCAGCGCGGTTTTACCGATGGTTTTCAGGAAAGATCGGCGGCTGCAGCGCTGATGGGTTTTCATTTGCCCGAATCCTTTTCGCCGAAGACCTGGGCCTGGAAGACGTAGAACTGCATGGTCGGGGAGCTTTGGTAGGCATCGCGTTGCAGCCCGGCCTTGGCGCACAGGCTGGCCAGGAACTGGTCGAGGTTCCAGCCGGTCTCAGTGGCCACCTGCGGCAAGTAGACGGCTTGGGCGTGGCCGTCGCGGATGACCACGCCGTCGCTGCCCAGGCGGATGGAACGGTAATCGCTGATCGGCCGCAGCGGGGTCATGACCGAGATCTCGATCTCCACCCGGTTCAGTTCGCCTGCCGGCAGCGGCTCGAAGCGCGGGTCGTCCAGCGCGGCATGGAGCGCGTTGGCCATTACGCCGCGGTAGAGCGGTTCGACGCCGATGATGCTGCCGATGCAGCCGCGCAGCTCGCCCTTTTCGCGCAGGGTGACGAAGACGCCCCGCTTCTCCTTGAGCCGCGCATGGGCGGAGAATCGATCTTCATCCCCACTTGCGGCCGATTTTTCCAGGAAATGTTCCTCCAGGGTGGAGCGGGCTAGTTCCAGGAGCATTTTTTTTTCGGCCCGGTCCAGGCCGATGGACTCGGCCGCGGCTTTGCCGGCGCCGCCCTCCATAAAGAGCAGCGAGGCGTAGCTGACGCTGGTCGAATAATCCCCGTTCAGGTCGCCCGACTTGTAATAATCGGCCAGGCTGCATTTTAAGCGCTGATTCTTGAACAACTGGATCAGGACTCCGATGGGGACGAAGCCGCAGGCGGTGATACCGGTCCGTTCATGATACTGGTAATATTTGTCGAAATCGAGGAGTCGCACCGCTTCGATGAACCCGGTGTCCAATGCGGTCAATTGTCCCTTTATATCACCTTTGAATGGCGTGTAGGAAAAAGACTCGCCATAGTGGGTCAGGTCGCTGCTGGCCACGACCAGGGTGTGCGCGTCGACGAAGGGGGCGATGGCGGCGGCCAGCTTTTCGAACTCCTTCTTGGCCAGCGAGCCGAAAACGATCGGGACGAGCTTGTAGCCGTCGTTTCCCAGCGCTTTCTGCAGGAAGGGGAGC
Protein-coding sequences here:
- a CDS encoding carboxylase is translated as MAEKILIRDLTLRDGQQSQFATRMNQAQVDRLLPLYRKACFYAMEVWGGAVPDSVMRYLNENPWGRLEKIKAAVGSVSKLTALSRGRNLFGYNPYPDNVIEGFCRNAVRSGIDIMRIFDALNDIDNMKSTIRYVKENKGIADCAVCYTVDPKFSIAERAKALLRGKPLPGKIFGVDYFVAKAEQLAYLGADMITIKDMAGLIDPKTSGELIRALKTNVGIPVDLHTHCTPGFGLASVLMAMVNGVDIVDTVILNFSGGPAAPAFELVQVFADKLGLETGVEREAVAAINKILLDVRNELSQFDQYKLVPRPFDIAVDKLPEQIDLIFDRAIVAAREERIAELLRHTQAIESYFNFPPPDDIVRVAQIPGGMYTNMLAQLQQAKLGHLKDKVLQTVPRVRFDAGVPPLVTPTSQIVGVQAVNCVIDAANGRPFYTSTSTQFVNLVKGSYGKTPVKVDPAFRLKIAGTRTETPYDTSTYRKQENPVLDEFGGVRLAANEKEELLLELFPTVAHTFLKNLREKEYRDNPAKTPKKEELSAADKMWESLAEYA
- the amrS gene encoding AmmeMemoRadiSam system radical SAM enzyme is translated as MKTHQRCSRRSFLKTIGKTALAAPLLLNGPRLAAADAYVPRASEAMYYEKLAGKKVHCRLCPNQCKVADGERGECGVRENRSGVFYTLVYGQPCAVHVDPIEKKPLFHYFPGAQAFSLATAGCNFNCRFCQNWEISQRRPEEVQAINLPPEAVVRQARSQACPIIAYTYSEPVIFFEYMRDIAALGKEKGIPSVMISNGFIEKKPLQELCRSLGAVKVDLKAFTEDFYREQCGGELQPVLDTLLALRDEKIWFEVVVLLIPGLNDDRAEIERMCRWIVQELGAEVPLHFSRFTPMYMLKNIPPTPAETLYMARKIAQGAGIKFCYVGNLLSDAGNTYCPSCGRLLIRRLLYSIENTGLAGNRCRYCKTVIPGVFS
- the amrB gene encoding AmmeMemoRadiSam system protein B — its product is MMPILLSAADDIRPYLNTGPWYPADPAQLQRMLDGFFDSLPLPAGETAVRGIIAPHAGFLYSGRCAAKAYRALAPSQGIRRVILMGASHSRGFHGACVADYGAYATPLGTMAVDVGICRALAAKELFQSNRDTMRFEHALENQLPFLQKALGNDGYKLVPIVFGSLAKKEFEKLAAAIAPFVDAHTLVVASSDLTHYGESFSYTPFKGDIKGQLTALDTGFIEAVRLLDFDKYYQYHERTGITACGFVPIGVLIQLFKNQRLKCSLADYYKSGDLNGDYSTSVSYASLLFMEGGAGKAAAESIGLDRAEKKMLLELARSTLEEHFLEKSAASGDEDRFSAHARLKEKRGVFVTLREKGELRGCIGSIIGVEPLYRGVMANALHAALDDPRFEPLPAGELNRVEIEISVMTPLRPISDYRSIRLGSDGVVIRDGHAQAVYLPQVATETGWNLDQFLASLCAKAGLQRDAYQSSPTMQFYVFQAQVFGEKDSGK